The following are encoded together in the Daphnia magna isolate NIES linkage group LG8, ASM2063170v1.1, whole genome shotgun sequence genome:
- the LOC116929642 gene encoding maltase A3 has protein sequence MRSLVILLVVLAVAFACPSQTGFKIHQKRSIQHQGREDKPLNWLEKGLVYQIYPRSFQDSDGDGVGDLKGIISRLDHFVQLGINVIWISPIFKSPMADFGYDVSDFTDIDPIFGTIQDFTDLTAAAKSKGLKLILDMVPNHSSDEHEWFIKSVNRIDPYTDYYVWLDGDAPGVPPTNWLSVFGGPAWTFNEQRGQWYLHQFVAKQPDLNYRNPLVHEEFKNILRFWLDRGTDGFRVDAVPHLYEDPAFPDELPSGNPNADPDQYDYLIHDQITWNRPETYDVMAEFRQVLQEYEDGDGQHRAMMTEAYVPLENVIQFYGNETFRMADFPFNFALINGISNCLYYCNTTTSRGYPYNGTQLRDTIVEFLDAIPSWVGPQGANWVLGNHDQRRLASRYGEALVDGMIMVQMLLPGTPVTYYGEEISMKDQFISYEDTLDPQGCQMGPDRYEKFSRDPARTPMQWDDTFNAGFSTAAETWLPMGENYPTVNVKLQKENLVSHLNIYRTMVALRQEASVLYGAYDFPIVDADAFTLTRIRTNSTSYIVVLNVGLEGRRFNLSGVTGIPEKAKVVVRSVQATSGETQIGFTINTNDFPVGAQEGLVLSFVAL, from the exons ATGAGATCGCTCGTGATTCTCTTGGTCGTTCTGGCCGTCGCTTTTGCTTGCCCAAGTCAG ACTGGGTTCAAGATTCATCAAAAGAGGTCGATCCAGCACCAGGGCCGAGAAGACAAACCGCTCAACTGGCTGGAAAAGGGTCTTGTCTATCAAATCTATCCACGCTCCTTCCAAGACAG CGATGGAGATGGCGTTGGCGATTTGAAAG GCATCATTAGTCGTTTAGACCACTTTGTTCAGTTAGGCATCAATGTCATATGGATTTCGCCCATTTTCAAATCTCCCATGGCAGATTTTGGTTACGATGTATCCGATTTCACCGATATCGATCCGATCTTTGGCACAATCCAGGATTTTACCGACCTCACTGCCGCAGCTAAATCTAAAG GTCTGAAACTCATTCTGGACATGGTGCCAAATCACAGCAGCGATGAGCACGAATGGTTTATCAAGTCCGTCAACCGAATCGATCCCTACACCGACTACTACGTCTGGCTTGATGGGGATGCGCCAGGTGTCCCTCCTACCAATTGG TTGAGCGTTTTCGGTGGACCAGCGTGGACATTCAACGAACAACGTGGTCAATGGTATCTTCATCAGTTTGTAGCAAAACAGCCAGATCTCAACTACCGTAACCCTCTGGTGCACGAAGAGTTTAAAAATATCCTTCGCTTTTGGCTGGACAGAGGAACCGATGGTTTCAGAGTTGATGCTGTCCCCCATCTATACGAAGATCCAGCTTTCCCCGACGAACTGCCATCCGGCAATCCTAATGCGGATCCCGACCAATACGATTACCTTATTCACGATCAAATTACATGGAATCGACCGGAGACGTACGACGTCATGGCCGAGTTCAGACAAGTTCTTCAAGAGTATGAAGACGGTGATGGTCAACATAGAGCTATGATGACGGAAGCTTACGTCCCTTTGGAAAACGTAATCCAGTTTTATGGCAATGAAACATTCCGTATGGCCGATTTCCCATTCAACTTTGCTCTCATCAACGGCATCAGTAACTGCCTTTATTATTGCAACACGACAACTAGCAGAGGCTATCCCTACAATGGTACCCAACTTCGCGACACCATCGTCGAATTTTTGGACGCCATTCCTTCATGGGTTGGCCCACAGGGAGCCAATTGGGTTTTGGGCAACCACGATCAACGTCGCTTGGCCTCGCGTTATGGCGAAGCACTTGTCGACGGTATGATTATGGTACAAATGCTTCTCCCAGGTACACCGGTAACCTACTATGGCGAGGAGATTTCCATGAAGGATCAGTTCATTTCGTATGAAGACACATTGGACCCTCAGGGTTGTCAGATGGGACCTGATCGATACGAAAAATTTTCTCGTGATCCCGCCCGCACACCTATGCAATGGGATGATACTTTCAACGCTGGATTCTCGACGGCGGCCGAAACTTGGCTTCCTATGGGAGAAAATTATCCAACTGTCAACGTCAagttgcaaaaagaaaacctcGTCAGTCATCTTAACATCTATCGGACTATGGTTGCGCTCAGGCAAGAAGCTTCAGTTCTCTACGGTGCCTACGACTTCCCCATAGTCGACGCTGACGCTTTCACACTCACGAG GATTCGAACCAACTCGACGAGTTACATTGTTGTCCTAAATGTTGGACTTGAAGGACGCCGTTTCAATTTGTCAGGTGTGACTGGTATTCCAGAGAAAGCCAAGGTGGTCGTAAGAAGCGTTCAAGCAACTAGCGGTGAAACGCAAATAGG ctttACCATCAATACCAATGATTTCCCTGTCGGTGCCCAGGAAGGCCTAGTCCTCTCTTTCGTTGCTCTGTGA
- the LOC116929646 gene encoding deoxynucleoside kinase translates to MTNRVAQRWSQLVFWMRNAREAFRSESRPGEVSRCTIPLLKNMDKQSKPFTVVVEGNIGSGKTTLLNYFSKFSDVEVLQEPVEKWRDVQGHNLLGLLYDNPARWCLTFQTHVQLTMLDHHTKETSAKVKLMERSLYSGRYCFVENLHQSKLMEPAEYSVISEWFKWITNNVDVGIDLIVYLRTDPKVVHDRILQRARKEEKTVPLSYIVDLHEIHEKWLHDKISHPVPAPVLEIDANVDLAEMLEQVTLVENQILNRKRKRVYSSTVISPSKLVSPA, encoded by the exons ATGACTAACCGCGTTGCACAAAGATGGAGTCAATTAGTTTTCTGGATGAGAAATGCTCGCGAAGCTTTCAGGTCAG AGTCGCGACCGGGCGAAGTTTCACGCTGTACCATCcctcttttaaaaaacatggACAAACAATCTAAACCTTTTACAGTTGTGGTGGAAGGAAACATTGGAAGTGGCAAGACTACACTTCTTAACTATTTTAGTAAGTTCAGTGATGTAGAGGTACTGCAAGAGCCTGTTGAAAAATGGAGAGATGTACAAGGACACAATCTCTTG GGCTTACTTTATGATAACCCAGCACGTTGGTGTCTGACTTTCCAAACTCATGTACAGTTGACAATGCTTGATCATCATACCAAGGAGACATCAGCGAAAGTAAAATTAATGGAGCGTTCCCTGTATAGTGGACGCTATTGTTTTGTAGAAAACTTGCACCAGAGTAAGCTGATGGAACCTGCTGAGTATTCAGTCATTTCAGAGTGGTTCAAATGGATCACTAACAATGTTGATGTTGGAATTGATCTCATAG TGTATCTAAGAACAGATCCTAAAGTTGTTCATGACCGAATTCTACAGCGTGCccgaaaagaagagaaaactgTTCCGTTAAGTTATATCGTAGACCTGCATGAAATCCACGAGAAATG GCTTCACGACAAAATTTCTCATCCTGTTCCTGCTCCGGTCTTGGAGATAGATGCAAACGTCGATTTAGCTGAAATGCTTGAACAAGTCACTTTagttgaaaatcaaattttgaaCAGGAAAAGGAAGCGTGTTTATTCATCAACCGTTATTTCACCGTCTAAGCTCGTCTCTCCTGCATAG